The Nitrospira sp. genome contains a region encoding:
- a CDS encoding PilZ domain-containing protein produces MDLRRQQRFPVCLHSILSGPRREEWVGTVMNLSKGGCLIEVDGQVYSGMQVSLRLDVPGDTTPILVARAAVRWNRGRGVGLGFITVDQPHQERLNQLLERLRQELQ; encoded by the coding sequence ATGGATCTCCGTCGCCAGCAGCGGTTTCCGGTCTGTCTTCATAGTATTCTTTCAGGCCCTCGTCGAGAAGAATGGGTCGGCACAGTGATGAATCTTTCAAAAGGCGGCTGCCTCATTGAGGTCGACGGGCAGGTTTATTCGGGTATGCAGGTCTCACTCCGACTCGACGTTCCCGGAGACACGACGCCGATCCTCGTCGCGCGAGCGGCGGTGCGGTGGAACCGAGGACGGGGGGTCGGCTTGGGTTTCATCACCGTAGATCAACCTCATCAAGAGCGATTGAATCAGCTGCTTGAACGGCTAAGACAGGAGCTTCAATGA
- a CDS encoding sigma-54-dependent Fis family transcriptional regulator: protein MKGLSILLVDDEPLMRLSMTDALEAVGCEVRAASSGSEGIEAIREKTFDLVITDLRLPGADGLTVLKAAKDKEARTEVLVITAHGSVETAVGAMKLGAFDYITKPFQMDELLLIVERVSGVIALRRENQDLKHQLEDKFCFNGILGANSQMRAVLDKIKLVAETDSTVLIVGESGTGKELVANALHQNSARNGYPLIKVSCAALPETLLEAELFGHEKGAFTGALRQRRGRFEMANRGTLFLDEIGEISTVVQVKLLRVLQERTFERVGSNEPIESDVRLVCATQKDLRKEVALGRFREDLFYRLNVVPIVVPPLRQRQEDIMVIAEHVLETCAQRLNKQLRGFSQQARELLLRYSYPGNVRELENMVERAVALGRDRTTVQPADLCGFQSCPYLGGVPQESCGFCGEGLTGGKKKKGTALTSLAAAREGFEKEYIVSVLERVEGSRTTASRILGLSRKALWEKCKRYGIPSAHSDGEEGS from the coding sequence ATGAAAGGCTTGAGCATTTTGCTGGTCGACGATGAGCCCTTGATGCGCCTCTCGATGACCGATGCATTGGAGGCCGTAGGCTGTGAGGTTCGGGCGGCATCTTCCGGCTCGGAAGGGATCGAAGCGATTCGGGAGAAGACTTTTGATTTGGTCATCACTGATCTCCGGTTGCCGGGTGCCGATGGATTAACGGTGCTCAAAGCGGCCAAAGACAAAGAGGCCCGGACGGAGGTGCTGGTGATCACCGCGCATGGCTCCGTGGAAACAGCCGTCGGTGCCATGAAACTGGGCGCGTTTGATTACATCACGAAACCGTTTCAGATGGACGAATTGCTGCTGATCGTCGAACGAGTCAGCGGCGTGATTGCATTGCGTCGGGAAAATCAGGACCTCAAGCACCAACTCGAGGACAAGTTTTGTTTCAACGGCATTTTAGGGGCGAACAGTCAGATGCGCGCGGTATTGGACAAGATCAAGCTGGTGGCTGAGACCGACTCGACTGTCTTGATCGTCGGGGAAAGCGGAACGGGCAAGGAACTCGTCGCCAACGCGCTGCACCAAAACAGCGCACGGAACGGGTACCCGCTGATCAAAGTCAGCTGTGCCGCGTTGCCTGAAACGCTGCTGGAAGCGGAACTCTTCGGCCACGAAAAAGGGGCGTTTACGGGTGCGCTGCGTCAGCGTCGGGGACGGTTCGAAATGGCCAACCGGGGCACCCTCTTTCTCGATGAAATCGGGGAAATTTCGACGGTGGTGCAAGTGAAACTCTTGCGCGTCCTGCAGGAGCGCACCTTTGAACGCGTCGGGAGCAATGAGCCGATCGAATCGGATGTGCGGCTCGTGTGTGCCACACAAAAAGACCTGCGCAAAGAAGTGGCTCTTGGGCGATTTCGTGAGGACCTCTTTTACCGGCTCAATGTCGTCCCGATCGTCGTTCCCCCGCTCCGGCAACGGCAGGAAGATATTATGGTGATCGCCGAGCATGTTCTGGAAACATGTGCGCAGAGACTCAACAAACAGCTGCGCGGGTTTTCCCAACAAGCTCGTGAATTGTTGCTTCGCTATTCGTACCCGGGAAACGTGCGGGAGTTGGAAAACATGGTCGAACGGGCCGTGGCCCTCGGACGCGACCGGACGACGGTCCAACCAGCAGATCTCTGCGGGTTTCAGTCCTGCCCGTACCTGGGGGGTGTTCCACAGGAATCCTGTGGCTTCTGCGGCGAAGGATTGACCGGGGGAAAAAAGAAAAAGGGTACGGCCCTGACCTCGCTTGCCGCGGCGCGAGAAGGCTTTGAAAAAGAATACATCGTCTCCGTGTTGGAGCGTGTCGAGGGGAGTCGTACGACCGCATCGAGAATCTTGGGATTGTCCAGAAAAGCTCTCTGGGAAAAGTGTAAACGCTACGGCATCCCCTCCGCTCATAGCGACGGCGAAGAGGGCAGCTAA
- a CDS encoding SIMPL domain-containing protein (The SIMPL domain is named for its presence in mouse protein SIMPL (signalling molecule that associates with mouse pelle-like kinase). Bacterial member BP26, from Brucella, was shown to assemble into a channel-like structure, while YggE from E. coli has been associated with resistance to oxidative stress.), with protein MGRQTRKEGGYRMVVIGLLVLLGFPVVVQAYYDEPKPEIPSLTVSETGMLALAPDTAFVTFGLETPGKSLAEAQRRNAAVMSKVMDQLRGLQIEKERIQTSSFTVTPQYRPPSTRPAPAPPAIPEIVGYIVSNMVTVEIRVLDKAGTIIEEVLKAGANSFQGLHWGLHDEQPARLSALKQAAAKAREKAAVLSEALQLKLVRVLSVSEGGHVVRPAAHVARMALETHAGNVPISAGELKVEASVTLVYEIAPN; from the coding sequence GTGGGTAGACAGACGAGAAAAGAAGGGGGGTACCGCATGGTCGTTATAGGGCTACTGGTACTGCTTGGATTTCCGGTTGTGGTGCAGGCCTATTATGATGAACCGAAGCCGGAGATACCATCCTTGACGGTCAGTGAAACCGGGATGCTGGCACTTGCTCCGGATACAGCGTTCGTCACGTTCGGCCTGGAGACTCCAGGTAAATCGCTTGCCGAGGCCCAACGCCGGAACGCCGCCGTCATGAGCAAAGTCATGGACCAGTTGCGGGGTTTGCAGATCGAGAAGGAGCGGATTCAAACCTCGTCATTTACGGTCACACCACAGTATCGACCGCCGTCCACCCGTCCTGCCCCAGCGCCCCCTGCTATCCCGGAAATTGTCGGCTACATCGTCAGCAACATGGTGACGGTGGAAATCCGAGTCCTCGACAAAGCCGGTACGATCATCGAGGAAGTCTTGAAGGCCGGCGCAAACAGCTTTCAGGGGTTACATTGGGGATTGCATGACGAACAACCGGCACGGCTCAGCGCATTGAAACAGGCGGCTGCCAAGGCGCGTGAAAAAGCAGCAGTCCTGAGCGAGGCGTTACAACTGAAACTCGTACGGGTCTTGTCGGTGAGCGAGGGTGGCCATGTCGTCAGGCCTGCGGCTCACGTGGCACGCATGGCTCTCGAAACTCACGCAGGTAATGTGCCGATCTCGGCAGGCGAACTGAAGGTCGAGGCGTCGGTGACGCTGGTCTACGAAATCGCTCCGAACTGA
- the secF gene encoding protein translocase subunit SecF, whose amino-acid sequence MLEILGKTNIDFMGKRKFSFLFSGIMVVLGLIALVQIARGAANLGIDFAGGTAVQLKFEQPIRIDEARKALETSGLTDAELQEFGQDNKLLIRVKASTTIEEKIAERVVGIFSKEFPTNKFVVDSTTEIGPAIGKKLQEDALVAIVVSFAGIILYIAARFELRFGVAAALATFHDVLAVIGAFYILDKEITLLIVTALLTLAGYSLTDTVVVFDRIRENLKLRRRESEEATINSAINQVLSRTIVTSLTVVIVLIPLTLAGGEVLHDFSLALLWGVIFGTYSSVFVASPLLLLWPGTPGRLLKRS is encoded by the coding sequence ATGTTAGAGATTCTCGGGAAAACCAACATTGACTTCATGGGCAAGCGCAAGTTCTCCTTTCTCTTTTCAGGGATCATGGTCGTGCTCGGGCTCATTGCCCTCGTTCAAATTGCGCGGGGCGCGGCCAATTTGGGGATCGACTTTGCCGGGGGGACAGCCGTCCAGCTCAAGTTCGAACAGCCCATTCGGATCGATGAGGCCCGCAAGGCATTAGAGACGAGCGGGTTGACCGATGCGGAGTTGCAGGAATTCGGACAGGACAACAAGCTGCTGATCCGAGTGAAGGCTTCAACGACGATCGAAGAGAAAATTGCGGAACGTGTGGTGGGAATCTTCAGCAAGGAGTTCCCGACCAACAAGTTCGTGGTGGACTCGACGACTGAGATCGGGCCGGCCATCGGCAAGAAGCTTCAGGAAGATGCGCTGGTGGCCATCGTCGTCTCATTTGCGGGTATTATTCTGTACATTGCGGCGCGTTTCGAACTTCGATTCGGTGTCGCGGCGGCGCTGGCGACGTTTCATGACGTCCTGGCTGTGATCGGAGCCTTCTACATCCTGGACAAAGAAATTACCCTCTTGATCGTGACGGCGCTCTTGACCCTGGCCGGATACTCCCTGACCGATACCGTCGTCGTGTTCGACCGAATCAGAGAGAATCTGAAGTTGCGCCGCCGTGAGAGCGAAGAAGCGACAATCAACAGCGCCATCAATCAAGTGTTAAGCCGCACAATCGTTACGAGTTTGACGGTCGTGATTGTCCTCATTCCCTTGACTCTCGCCGGCGGAGAGGTCCTGCATGATTTTTCGCTTGCGCTACTCTGGGGGGTGATCTTCGGCACGTATTCTTCCGTCTTCGTCGCGAGCCCACTCCTGCTCCTGTGGCCAGGAACGCCGGGTCGACTCTTGAAACGCAGCTGA
- a CDS encoding PAS domain S-box protein has protein sequence MALWSRSHSLQQKIIAAIVMVGLLPLTLLLALIYVEERRALRESTGTNFKEVAVEAARRIEMHVTRGMNEAQQLATTPFLRTAVSEANRTYEGKDAQSISEIIKDWQQRWGQRDKRSEFPLFVNRIVTNYLIRWHEIRKSDYVGILVADGQGALVVSSIPQVEYSYAKTAWWQAVVKGGSQQPYVSEIAFDPAFGTHVVVVAAPIFDDQRRSVIGTVAILLRRDTLFQSIAEASFGATGHAMLLASDGGVVICPVLGPEAHFVDAEFINALSATKPGWAVAADDSHGSKNALIGFAPVRFADQLAIGSLGGKHWSTVVRQDPGETFAPLGELMAKVLSLGAVVLIGLGGIGVVVARRIARPIRLLQEGVQQIGSGRLEQRLELKTGDEIEGLAQAFNQMAHNLQRSFGQLEQRMTEVRQLEEKYRDLIEHAPEMICQLDRGGRLVHVNKTGLDKLGYTHDEMMGMKLWELVPSGRESQVLHYLERLVSQGQSSLETVLLAKDSRPIDVEIHATALFDQARGGLVHSRAFVRDVTERRRLEQELQRYTVGLEQAVSERTRQLTVSQARYKALFDFVADSVFMVSATGSVVAVNEREAQVLGYGESEIIGKNILDIVLDAYHLPFNDWLCDVSTEQRQVATQEITVYHADRHEIPVEMDLIRVGGTEQGLVMVQLRDITDRKKLERQLQSYREDLELKVRERTREIEDTKQYLENLLENANDVIYTLDLDQQFTYVNSKVNAWGYRKDDLIGRPYLSLLSRRHRGRRLKNTLDIGAKQVYEVEVVTRLGEARAVMVSVSPLQGADGEILGVLGIARDMTETKKLERQIRNAEKLASIGKLAAGVAHEINNPLGGILNCLYNLRKGTPSPARQEEYWASMEHGVRRVQKIVRQLLDFSQQHEPEYSPADINRIVEQVLALTTHLFAPNQIRLETFPGHGLPNVMVDRHMIEQVLMNLILNAVQAMKNGGVLTIRTSVVEGVCRVDVQDTGSGIPASVLPRVFDPFFTTKGEGEGTGLGLSVNLGIVERHGGKILVESEVGKGTTFTLCLPVSRERSLAEKEA, from the coding sequence ATGGCACTCTGGAGCCGGTCTCACAGTCTCCAGCAGAAGATCATCGCAGCGATTGTGATGGTCGGTCTCCTGCCGCTTACCCTCCTGCTGGCCCTGATCTATGTAGAAGAACGGCGTGCCTTGCGCGAGTCGACGGGGACGAATTTCAAGGAAGTGGCTGTCGAAGCCGCCCGTCGGATCGAAATGCACGTCACCCGGGGCATGAACGAAGCCCAGCAGCTCGCGACCACGCCCTTCCTTCGTACCGCCGTCTCGGAAGCCAACCGGACGTACGAGGGCAAAGATGCTCAGAGTATTTCGGAGATCATCAAGGATTGGCAACAGCGGTGGGGACAGCGTGACAAGCGAAGCGAGTTTCCGCTCTTCGTCAACCGAATTGTGACCAATTACTTGATCCGATGGCACGAGATTCGAAAGTCTGACTATGTCGGCATTTTGGTTGCCGACGGACAAGGCGCGTTGGTCGTCAGTTCTATTCCCCAAGTTGAATACTCTTATGCCAAGACAGCCTGGTGGCAGGCGGTGGTGAAGGGCGGCAGCCAGCAGCCCTACGTGAGCGAAATCGCCTTTGATCCCGCCTTTGGCACGCACGTGGTCGTCGTCGCAGCGCCGATCTTTGATGATCAACGCCGGTCTGTGATCGGAACCGTGGCCATCCTGCTTCGGCGCGACACATTGTTTCAGTCCATTGCCGAAGCGTCGTTCGGTGCGACGGGTCATGCCATGCTGTTGGCTTCAGACGGGGGCGTCGTCATTTGTCCTGTGCTCGGGCCTGAGGCCCACTTCGTCGACGCGGAATTCATCAACGCGCTGAGCGCGACGAAACCAGGATGGGCCGTGGCTGCCGATGATTCGCATGGCAGCAAGAATGCCCTCATCGGGTTTGCGCCGGTGCGATTTGCCGATCAGCTCGCAATCGGTAGTCTCGGCGGGAAACATTGGAGCACGGTCGTGCGTCAGGATCCAGGGGAAACGTTTGCCCCGCTGGGTGAGTTGATGGCCAAGGTCTTGTCGCTCGGCGCAGTGGTGCTGATCGGGCTTGGAGGAATTGGGGTCGTCGTTGCCCGCCGAATCGCAAGGCCGATTCGATTGTTGCAGGAGGGAGTGCAGCAGATCGGGAGTGGGCGCTTGGAGCAGCGATTGGAGCTGAAGACCGGCGATGAAATCGAAGGACTTGCCCAGGCCTTCAATCAGATGGCGCACAATCTCCAACGTTCGTTCGGGCAGCTGGAGCAGCGCATGACCGAGGTCCGACAGTTGGAGGAGAAGTATCGCGATCTGATCGAACATGCGCCGGAGATGATCTGTCAACTGGATCGAGGCGGTCGGCTGGTTCACGTCAATAAAACCGGGCTCGATAAACTGGGGTATACACACGACGAAATGATGGGTATGAAACTATGGGAGTTAGTGCCCAGCGGACGAGAATCGCAGGTGTTGCATTATCTCGAGCGGCTCGTCTCGCAGGGGCAGAGTTCGTTGGAAACGGTTTTGTTGGCTAAGGATAGTCGGCCGATCGATGTGGAAATTCATGCGACCGCGCTCTTCGATCAAGCGCGAGGCGGGCTGGTCCACTCCCGTGCCTTCGTGCGAGACGTCACCGAACGGCGCAGGTTGGAACAAGAGCTGCAGCGGTACACGGTCGGATTGGAACAGGCGGTTTCCGAGCGTACACGGCAGCTGACGGTATCTCAGGCACGGTACAAGGCTTTATTCGATTTCGTGGCTGATTCAGTGTTTATGGTGAGTGCCACGGGGTCGGTTGTCGCCGTGAATGAGCGGGAAGCGCAAGTACTGGGCTATGGCGAGTCGGAGATCATCGGGAAAAACATTCTCGACATCGTGCTGGACGCCTATCATCTGCCTTTCAATGACTGGTTATGCGATGTGAGCACCGAACAGCGGCAGGTCGCTACCCAGGAAATCACTGTGTACCACGCCGATCGGCATGAGATTCCGGTGGAAATGGACTTGATTCGGGTAGGTGGGACCGAACAAGGGCTTGTGATGGTGCAGCTCCGAGATATTACCGATCGGAAAAAGCTCGAGCGCCAGCTTCAGTCGTACCGCGAAGACCTCGAACTGAAAGTCAGAGAGCGTACCAGAGAAATTGAAGACACAAAGCAGTATTTGGAGAATCTGCTCGAGAATGCCAATGACGTTATCTATACGCTCGATCTGGATCAGCAGTTCACCTATGTCAACAGCAAGGTCAATGCCTGGGGGTATCGCAAAGATGATCTAATCGGCCGCCCGTATCTCTCCCTCCTGTCGCGGCGCCATCGGGGGCGTCGGCTCAAGAATACGTTGGATATCGGTGCCAAGCAGGTCTATGAGGTCGAGGTCGTCACCCGGCTGGGCGAAGCCCGTGCCGTCATGGTCAGCGTCTCTCCTCTGCAAGGGGCCGACGGCGAGATCCTTGGAGTGCTCGGCATCGCGCGCGACATGACGGAGACCAAAAAGCTGGAGCGACAGATTCGGAATGCGGAAAAACTGGCCTCTATCGGGAAGCTCGCGGCGGGTGTGGCTCATGAAATCAACAATCCTCTCGGCGGAATTCTCAACTGTCTCTACAACCTCCGAAAAGGCACTCCGTCACCGGCACGTCAAGAAGAATACTGGGCGTCTATGGAGCATGGTGTCCGGCGTGTGCAGAAGATCGTTCGCCAGTTGCTCGATTTCTCACAGCAGCACGAACCCGAATATAGCCCTGCCGATATCAATCGCATCGTTGAGCAGGTGCTGGCGCTGACCACCCATCTCTTCGCCCCCAACCAGATTCGATTGGAAACCTTCCCGGGTCATGGCTTGCCCAACGTGATGGTCGATCGGCACATGATTGAGCAGGTCTTGATGAATTTGATCTTGAACGCGGTGCAAGCCATGAAAAATGGGGGAGTTCTGACGATCCGGACATCCGTGGTCGAGGGGGTTTGCCGTGTGGACGTGCAGGACACAGGATCGGGGATTCCGGCGTCAGTCCTCCCACGTGTCTTTGATCCCTTCTTTACGACGAAAGGTGAGGGAGAAGGGACGGGACTTGGTCTCTCGGTCAATCTTGGCATTGTGGAGCGTCATGGTGGGAAAATCTTGGTTGAGAGCGAAGTCGGGAAAGGCACGACATTCACGTTGTGCCTGCCCGTGTCGCGAGAGCGGTCCTTGGCGGAGAAGGAGGCATGA
- the yajC gene encoding preprotein translocase subunit YajC, with product MESIAWAEGTGGGGSAASGGAGGILSLIPFLLIFVIFYFLLIRPQQKKQKQQQALLDALKKGDKVVTTSGIWGTITNLGKETVTLQIADNTKVKMQRENIARVRGEDEDKEKDKDKDKDKEKDA from the coding sequence ATGGAATCGATCGCGTGGGCTGAAGGAACGGGCGGAGGCGGATCGGCCGCCAGCGGAGGGGCTGGAGGGATCTTGTCGCTGATCCCGTTCCTCCTGATCTTTGTCATTTTTTATTTTCTCCTGATCCGGCCTCAGCAGAAGAAACAAAAGCAGCAACAGGCATTGTTGGACGCTTTGAAGAAAGGCGATAAGGTCGTGACGACGTCGGGAATCTGGGGAACGATCACCAACCTCGGGAAGGAGACGGTCACCCTGCAGATAGCCGATAATACCAAGGTCAAGATGCAGCGTGAAAATATCGCGCGAGTGCGCGGAGAAGACGAAGACAAAGAGAAAGACAAAGACAAAGACAAAGACAAAGAGAAAGACGCGTAG
- a CDS encoding thioredoxin family protein, with amino-acid sequence MLPLGTVAPPFSLHDVVKGQLYSLDTFAERTALLIMFICRHCPYVVHIEQEIARIGRDYLETGLGILAISSNDAVGYPDDAPAKLKEMAQRLNLTFPFCHDETQEVAKAYQAACTPDFYLFNHDRRLVYRGQLDDSRPGNNRPVTGRDLRNAIEAVLAGKPVDGAQRASIGCSIKWKHGNAPSYA; translated from the coding sequence ATGCTCCCCTTGGGAACAGTTGCGCCACCGTTTTCCCTACATGATGTGGTGAAGGGACAGCTCTATTCGCTCGACACATTTGCCGAGAGGACCGCGCTCCTGATCATGTTTATCTGCAGACATTGTCCATACGTGGTGCATATCGAGCAGGAAATCGCAAGGATTGGGCGAGACTATCTGGAGACAGGCTTGGGCATTCTGGCCATCAGCAGCAACGACGCAGTCGGATATCCCGATGATGCACCGGCAAAACTCAAAGAAATGGCCCAACGGTTGAACCTTACATTTCCATTCTGCCATGACGAGACTCAAGAGGTCGCAAAAGCCTATCAAGCCGCCTGCACGCCGGACTTCTATCTCTTCAATCATGACCGAAGGTTGGTATATCGCGGCCAACTCGACGACAGCCGTCCTGGAAACAACCGACCTGTCACAGGACGCGACTTACGAAACGCGATCGAGGCAGTTCTGGCAGGCAAACCGGTCGATGGCGCGCAACGGGCCAGTATCGGCTGCAGCATCAAATGGAAGCACGGCAACGCGCCCTCATACGCCTGA
- a CDS encoding aldo/keto reductase produces the protein MKYKHLGRSGVKVSRLCLGTMNFGPQTAEPDSYALMDRALELGINFFDTANVYGWKLGEGWTEQIIGRWFAQGGRRDKVVLATKVYGRMGEWPNQSRLSAVHIKRACEDSLRRLKTDWIDVYQMHHVDRDTPWEEIWQAMEQLVREGKVVYVGSSNFAGWHLAQAQESARGRNFLGLVSEQSLYNLTQRMIELEVIPACEAYGIGLIPWSPLGRGLLAGVPESVNTGRRAEADLQQEVAKVRPKLEAYQALCARMGERPADVALAWLLHQQAVTSPIIGPRTMDQLEGAMRALSLTLDSEALKQLDELFPGPGGPAPESYAW, from the coding sequence CTGAAATATAAGCATCTGGGTCGGTCAGGAGTGAAAGTCAGTCGGCTCTGTCTCGGCACGATGAATTTTGGACCGCAGACAGCCGAGCCGGATAGTTATGCCCTGATGGATCGGGCCTTGGAACTCGGCATCAACTTTTTCGATACGGCGAACGTGTACGGCTGGAAACTCGGCGAAGGCTGGACAGAGCAGATCATCGGCCGTTGGTTTGCACAGGGTGGCCGTCGAGACAAGGTCGTGCTGGCCACTAAAGTGTATGGCCGTATGGGCGAGTGGCCGAATCAGTCGCGCTTGTCGGCCGTCCACATCAAACGAGCGTGTGAGGACAGCCTTCGACGGTTGAAGACTGACTGGATCGATGTGTATCAGATGCATCATGTCGATCGGGACACCCCATGGGAGGAAATCTGGCAAGCGATGGAGCAGTTGGTGCGGGAAGGAAAAGTCGTGTATGTGGGCAGCAGCAACTTTGCCGGTTGGCATTTGGCCCAGGCTCAGGAATCCGCGCGTGGCCGCAACTTCCTGGGGTTGGTGTCGGAGCAGAGTCTGTATAACCTGACGCAACGTATGATCGAACTGGAAGTGATCCCCGCCTGCGAAGCCTATGGTATCGGCCTAATCCCGTGGAGTCCGCTGGGACGTGGACTCTTGGCCGGTGTTCCAGAATCCGTCAATACCGGCCGTCGAGCAGAGGCGGACTTACAACAAGAGGTGGCCAAGGTGCGTCCGAAACTTGAAGCCTATCAGGCGCTGTGCGCCCGGATGGGTGAACGACCGGCGGATGTTGCACTAGCCTGGCTGTTGCACCAACAAGCGGTGACGTCGCCGATTATCGGACCTCGCACGATGGACCAGCTGGAGGGAGCTATGCGGGCATTGAGCCTTACCCTCGACAGCGAGGCCTTAAAACAGCTGGATGAGCTCTTTCCTGGCCCTGGTGGACCCGCGCCGGAATCTTACGCCTGGTAG
- the secD gene encoding protein translocase subunit SecD, whose protein sequence is MKKVGGRLWLLILVLVGSVVACLPSYQPFYQALPGWLKGVLPNKGITLGLDLQGGIHMVLEVDEDRAVEIAVDRSVTALQDLLAEKSIAVASVKRTGHDQITIQLQNADAKASAQKVVDNFPIFAEKESAGSTATVVWELREAETKRIKDSAINQALETIRNRIDQFGVAEPIVQRQGLKQIVVQLPGVKDPKRAKDLIKETALLEFKMLDEDIRLDLPVRIPKDKEAEVLQQFAGKVPEGDEILFERVVDKDTGFEYHVPYVVKKRVMLTGDVLSDARVAIGQFNDSYVSITFDSKGGQEFERITGENVKKRMAVVLDNNIYSAPVIQERISGGRAQITGSFTTQEANDLAIVLRAGALPAPLKIVQDLTVGPSLGQDSIDKGVRATLIAGAMVVVFMIVYYRLSGLIADFALILNLVCLMGALSALTATLTLPGIAGIVLTIGMGVDSNVLIFERIREELRVGKAVRSAIDAGYDKALLTIIDSHVTTLITGVALFLFGTGPIKGFAVTLCLGIAINLFTALVGTKVIFDVLYQRQKVEALSI, encoded by the coding sequence ATGAAAAAAGTAGGTGGGCGCTTATGGTTGTTGATCCTGGTGCTTGTGGGGTCGGTCGTGGCATGTCTTCCGTCATATCAGCCTTTCTATCAGGCGTTGCCTGGTTGGCTGAAGGGAGTATTGCCGAACAAGGGCATTACGCTGGGTTTGGATCTGCAGGGCGGTATTCATATGGTGCTGGAAGTGGATGAGGACCGTGCCGTGGAGATTGCCGTGGACCGTTCTGTCACTGCGCTGCAGGATCTCCTCGCCGAGAAGTCCATCGCGGTCGCCTCGGTCAAGCGAACCGGTCATGACCAAATCACGATTCAGCTGCAGAATGCCGACGCAAAGGCTTCGGCTCAAAAGGTCGTCGACAACTTTCCCATTTTCGCTGAGAAGGAATCAGCAGGGTCGACCGCGACCGTCGTGTGGGAGCTTCGTGAGGCGGAAACCAAGCGGATCAAGGACTCGGCTATCAACCAAGCATTGGAAACCATCCGAAATCGGATCGACCAATTCGGCGTTGCGGAGCCGATCGTTCAGCGACAGGGGTTGAAGCAAATCGTTGTTCAGCTGCCCGGTGTCAAGGACCCGAAACGCGCCAAGGATTTGATCAAGGAAACGGCGCTGCTCGAGTTCAAAATGTTGGATGAAGATATTCGGCTCGATCTGCCGGTCCGCATTCCAAAGGATAAAGAAGCTGAGGTGCTCCAGCAATTTGCTGGCAAAGTGCCTGAGGGAGACGAGATTTTGTTCGAACGAGTGGTCGATAAGGACACGGGCTTCGAATATCATGTTCCCTATGTGGTCAAAAAGCGGGTCATGCTGACCGGCGATGTGCTGAGCGATGCGCGGGTCGCCATCGGCCAATTCAACGATTCGTACGTATCCATCACCTTTGATTCCAAAGGCGGGCAGGAGTTCGAACGGATTACAGGTGAAAATGTCAAAAAGCGCATGGCGGTCGTCCTCGATAACAACATCTATTCGGCGCCGGTCATTCAAGAGCGTATTTCGGGGGGACGCGCTCAGATTACCGGGAGTTTTACGACGCAGGAAGCCAATGATTTGGCGATCGTTCTGCGGGCCGGCGCGTTGCCGGCGCCGCTGAAGATCGTCCAAGACCTCACAGTCGGGCCGTCGCTCGGACAGGATTCCATCGACAAGGGCGTCAGGGCGACTCTGATCGCGGGGGCTATGGTCGTCGTCTTCATGATCGTGTACTACCGCTTGTCCGGGCTGATCGCGGACTTTGCCCTAATCTTGAACCTGGTGTGTCTGATGGGTGCGCTGTCCGCGTTGACCGCCACGTTGACCCTGCCGGGCATCGCCGGCATCGTGCTGACGATCGGAATGGGTGTCGACTCCAACGTCTTGATTTTCGAGCGCATTCGAGAAGAACTGCGTGTGGGCAAGGCAGTGCGATCAGCGATCGATGCGGGGTACGACAAAGCGTTGCTGACGATCATCGACTCACACGTTACGACGCTGATCACCGGCGTTGCTCTGTTTCTATTTGGGACCGGCCCCATCAAGGGGTTTGCCGTGACGTTGTGTTTGGGTATTGCCATCAACCTCTTCACGGCATTGGTCGGGACAAAAGTGATTTTTGATGTGTTGTATCAGCGGCAGAAAGTCGAAGCGCTGAGCATCTAA